In Rhodanobacter denitrificans, a single window of DNA contains:
- a CDS encoding IS4 family transposase, whose protein sequence is MHALRRRVLLRAVEALIHGRRLTLIDVARGWPGAERIRAPLKALDRLLGNRHLHAEREHVHGAMARWLLRGPHPVIVLDWCDLKADRCWHLLRAAVPVGGRTLTILDMVFPDGQQGSPAAEKRFLQRLAALIPQDVRPILVTDAGFRAPWFRAVEAMGWHWLGRLRHRTLVKPTDAVDTPDAWVPCRALYELAVAAPRDLGLMDTVRAKPWCCRVVVHARPPKGRRQRNRQGMPSRTKKSQENAAREREPWLLIASPARRHLSARQMVALYARRTQIELSFHDLKSHRYGHAFEDSLTRKGKRIEVLLLLHTMAAFASWLVGMACETAGIDQWLAPFRSKRRLYSIMRLGREALVRRWSNVRLDELMEQIRKPSPALLDQMAVTA, encoded by the coding sequence ATGCATGCACTGCGCCGTCGCGTGCTGTTGCGTGCCGTGGAAGCATTGATCCATGGCCGTCGTCTAACCCTGATTGATGTCGCCCGCGGGTGGCCCGGTGCGGAGCGCATCCGCGCGCCGCTGAAGGCACTGGATCGACTGCTGGGTAATCGACATCTGCACGCTGAGCGTGAACACGTGCACGGAGCCATGGCGCGCTGGTTATTGCGCGGCCCGCATCCGGTCATCGTGCTGGACTGGTGTGACCTGAAAGCGGATCGGTGCTGGCATCTGTTGCGCGCGGCGGTTCCCGTCGGCGGGCGGACCCTGACGATACTGGACATGGTATTTCCCGATGGACAACAAGGTTCGCCAGCGGCAGAGAAACGATTTCTGCAGCGATTGGCGGCGCTGATTCCCCAGGATGTGCGGCCGATTCTGGTGACCGATGCTGGCTTTCGCGCGCCATGGTTTCGCGCTGTCGAAGCAATGGGCTGGCACTGGCTGGGACGGCTGCGCCACCGCACGCTGGTGAAGCCCACTGATGCAGTGGATACGCCGGATGCATGGGTGCCGTGCCGAGCGCTCTACGAGCTGGCCGTCGCCGCACCGCGCGACTTGGGGCTGATGGATACGGTGCGTGCCAAGCCCTGGTGCTGTCGCGTGGTGGTGCATGCCAGACCACCGAAGGGACGCAGACAACGCAACCGTCAGGGCATGCCGTCACGCACCAAGAAGAGCCAAGAGAACGCGGCCCGCGAACGCGAGCCATGGCTTCTCATCGCTTCGCCTGCACGGAGGCACCTGAGCGCCCGACAAATGGTGGCGCTGTATGCCCGGCGCACGCAGATTGAACTGTCCTTCCACGACTTGAAATCACACCGCTACGGCCACGCCTTTGAGGACAGTTTGACTCGCAAGGGCAAGCGCATCGAAGTGTTGCTGCTGCTCCATACGATGGCGGCGTTCGCCAGTTGGCTGGTCGGCATGGCGTGCGAAACGGCAGGTATCGACCAATGGTTGGCACCCTTTCGATCGAAGCGACGGCTGTACTCGATCATGCGACTTGGCCGTGAGGCGCTGGTGCGACGATGGTCAAACGTCAGGCTCGACGAACTCATGGAACAGATACGAAAGCCATCTCCGGCGCTGCTCGATCAGATGGCTGTGACAGCATGA
- a CDS encoding dihydrofolate reductase family protein codes for MSKLRVQSFALSIDGYGAGPGQDLEHPLGVGGPELMEWFFPTRLWRRMQGQDGGETGVDNDLAEQGFAGIGAWILGRNMFGPVRGPWPDESWQGWWGDEPPYHTPVFVLTHHPRPSLRMAGGTEFHFVTEGIEAALRQARAAAGGLDVRLGGGVATVREYLRAGLIDELHLALRPVLLGTGEHLLGGLDLPALGYACTRQVIGERACHVFLHKRA; via the coding sequence ATGTCAAAACTTCGCGTGCAGAGCTTTGCGCTTTCCATCGACGGCTACGGCGCCGGGCCGGGCCAGGACCTCGAGCACCCGCTCGGCGTCGGCGGCCCGGAACTGATGGAATGGTTCTTCCCCACCCGGCTGTGGCGGCGCATGCAGGGCCAGGACGGCGGCGAGACCGGCGTCGACAACGACCTCGCCGAGCAGGGTTTCGCCGGCATCGGCGCGTGGATCCTCGGGCGCAACATGTTCGGCCCCGTGCGCGGCCCCTGGCCGGACGAGAGCTGGCAAGGCTGGTGGGGCGACGAGCCGCCGTACCACACGCCGGTGTTCGTGCTCACCCACCACCCGCGCCCCAGCCTGCGCATGGCCGGCGGCACCGAGTTCCATTTCGTCACCGAAGGCATCGAGGCCGCGCTTCGGCAGGCTCGCGCCGCTGCCGGAGGCCTCGACGTGCGCCTCGGCGGCGGCGTAGCTACGGTGCGCGAATACCTGCGCGCCGGCCTGATCGACGAACTGCACCTGGCCCTGCGGCCCGTACTGCTAGGTACCGGCGAACACCTGCTTGGCGGCCTCGACCTGCCCGCGCTGGGCTACGCCTGCACCCGGCAGGTGATAGGCGAACGCGCCTGCCACGTCTTCCTGCACAAGCGCGCATGA
- a CDS encoding DUF1501 domain-containing protein, producing the protein MNRRQFLLAAAGTCAAAATLSFSGRLFAAPAGSPRFLLVFLRGGYDCNNLLVPCTSDFYYASRPTLAIAKPDASNPDSAVGLDADWGLNPVVRDTLLPLWQKKQLAFIPFAGTDDLSRSHFETQDHIERGQPQGHAGDYRSGFLARLSGLLTGVPPIAFTNNLPLSFQGAGRDIPNISLKVDPKAHFDPRQAAILSGMYAGTPLAQASADGLTLPRTISADLRDEMLAASRGAPGARSFAAETRRIATLMREQYRLGFVDVGGWDTHVNQGSTQGDLANNLKNLGEGLAAYADTLGDAWHDTTVVVLSEFGRTFRENGDRGTDHGHGTVHWVLGGRVAGGRIVGEQLAVNRQNLLQDRDYRVLNDCRDVLGGLFARLWGLSVNQLQTVFPQARPHDLRLL; encoded by the coding sequence ATGAACCGTCGCCAGTTCCTGCTCGCCGCTGCCGGCACCTGCGCCGCCGCGGCCACGCTGTCGTTCTCCGGCCGGCTGTTCGCCGCGCCCGCCGGCTCGCCGCGCTTCCTGCTGGTGTTCCTGCGCGGCGGCTACGACTGCAACAACCTGCTGGTGCCCTGCACCAGCGACTTCTACTACGCATCGCGCCCCACCCTCGCGATCGCGAAACCCGATGCCAGCAATCCCGACAGCGCCGTCGGGCTGGACGCAGACTGGGGCCTCAACCCGGTGGTGCGCGACACGCTGCTGCCACTGTGGCAGAAGAAGCAACTCGCCTTCATCCCGTTCGCCGGCACCGACGACCTCTCGCGCAGCCACTTCGAGACGCAGGACCACATCGAGCGCGGCCAGCCGCAGGGCCACGCCGGCGATTACCGCTCCGGCTTCCTCGCACGGTTGTCCGGACTGCTCACCGGGGTACCGCCGATCGCCTTCACCAACAACTTGCCGCTCTCTTTCCAGGGCGCCGGGCGCGACATTCCCAACATCTCGCTGAAGGTCGACCCCAAGGCACACTTCGACCCGCGCCAGGCGGCGATCCTCTCCGGCATGTACGCAGGCACGCCGCTGGCCCAGGCCAGCGCCGACGGCCTGACCCTGCCGCGCACCATCTCCGCCGACCTGCGCGACGAGATGCTGGCGGCCAGCCGCGGCGCGCCCGGCGCGCGCAGCTTCGCCGCCGAGACGCGGCGCATCGCCACCCTGATGCGCGAGCAGTATCGGCTGGGCTTCGTCGACGTGGGCGGCTGGGACACCCACGTCAACCAGGGCAGCACCCAGGGTGACCTGGCCAACAACCTGAAGAACCTCGGCGAAGGCCTCGCCGCCTACGCCGACACCTTGGGCGACGCCTGGCACGACACCACCGTAGTGGTGCTCTCCGAGTTCGGCCGCACCTTCCGCGAGAACGGCGACCGCGGCACCGACCACGGCCACGGCACCGTGCACTGGGTGCTGGGCGGCAGGGTCGCCGGCGGCCGCATCGTCGGCGAACAGCTCGCGGTGAACCGGCAGAACCTGCTGCAGGACCGCGACTACCGCGTGCTCAACGACTGCCGCGACGTGCTGGGCGGGCTGTTCGCGCGGCTGTGGGGGCTATCCGTCAATCAGCTGCAGACGGTGTTCCCGCAGGCGCGGCCGCACGACCTGCGGCTGCTGTGA
- a CDS encoding DUF1800 domain-containing protein, with protein MLGLLLTMPPTLAGAGQTPPDRLPASRAIAGELAPGDIAWLRRDGFGLDSATLARYRQLGRVRFLDEQLAGDDRLPPAVAAQIRALPLLATPLPELLADFRARQQQYKDTPAGPAKDAAKQALGQYRRELVQQAAQAELLHAIRGGNQLKEQLVWFWLNHFSVYAGKGPVRVFAADYEENVIRPHALGKFRDLVMATLQSPAMLAFLDNARNARDRTNENYARELMELHTLGVGAGYSQADVQQLMRVLTGAGLQLQPPRRLARRGRERPGMVRGGLFVFNPNRHDFGDKTFLGHTIEGRGYAEIGQAVDLIVRQPACAHFISQRLAEYFVADRPPPALVDAMADTFRRSDGDIAAVLRTMLLSTEAAAPDPRKFKDPMRFVVSSLRLAYDGQPVPNTAPLANWLQQMGEPLYGRVTPDGWPLDSASWTGSGQLGKRFDFAGVIGSGRNRLFADDGGGAPADPPALRDSALYRDTIAPRLSEATRHALAQAKSLAEWNTFLLSSPDFNYR; from the coding sequence ATGCTTGGCCTGTTGTTGACCATGCCGCCCACGCTGGCCGGCGCCGGACAGACGCCACCGGACCGGCTGCCCGCCTCCCGCGCCATCGCGGGCGAACTCGCCCCCGGCGACATCGCCTGGTTGCGCCGCGACGGCTTCGGCCTGGACAGCGCCACCCTGGCGCGCTACCGCCAGCTGGGCCGCGTGCGCTTCCTCGACGAGCAGCTGGCCGGCGACGACCGCCTGCCGCCCGCGGTCGCCGCGCAGATCCGGGCGCTGCCGCTGCTGGCCACGCCGCTGCCCGAGCTGCTGGCCGACTTCCGCGCACGGCAGCAGCAGTACAAGGACACCCCGGCCGGCCCGGCCAAGGACGCGGCCAAGCAGGCACTCGGCCAGTACCGTCGCGAACTGGTGCAGCAGGCCGCGCAGGCCGAGCTGCTGCACGCGATCCGCGGCGGCAACCAGCTGAAGGAGCAGCTGGTGTGGTTCTGGCTCAACCACTTCAGCGTGTACGCCGGCAAGGGCCCGGTGCGCGTGTTTGCCGCCGACTACGAGGAGAACGTGATCCGCCCGCACGCGCTGGGCAAGTTCCGCGACCTGGTGATGGCCACGCTGCAGAGTCCGGCCATGCTGGCGTTCCTCGACAACGCGCGCAACGCCCGCGACCGGACCAACGAGAACTACGCGCGCGAGCTGATGGAGCTGCACACGCTGGGCGTGGGCGCCGGTTACAGCCAGGCCGACGTGCAGCAGCTGATGCGCGTGCTCACCGGCGCCGGCCTGCAACTGCAGCCGCCGCGGCGCCTTGCGCGCCGCGGCCGCGAGCGGCCCGGCATGGTGCGCGGCGGCCTGTTCGTGTTCAATCCGAATCGGCACGACTTCGGCGACAAGACCTTCCTCGGCCACACCATCGAAGGCCGCGGCTACGCCGAGATCGGCCAGGCGGTGGACCTGATCGTGCGCCAGCCCGCCTGCGCGCACTTCATCTCGCAGCGGCTGGCCGAGTACTTCGTCGCCGACCGGCCTCCGCCCGCGCTGGTGGACGCGATGGCCGACACCTTCCGGCGCAGCGACGGCGACATCGCGGCAGTGCTGCGCACCATGCTGCTGTCGACGGAGGCCGCCGCGCCGGACCCGCGCAAGTTCAAGGACCCGATGCGCTTCGTGGTCTCGTCGCTGCGCCTGGCCTACGACGGCCAGCCGGTGCCGAACACCGCGCCGCTGGCGAACTGGCTGCAGCAGATGGGCGAGCCGCTGTACGGCCGCGTCACCCCGGACGGCTGGCCGCTGGACTCGGCCAGCTGGACCGGCTCGGGCCAGCTGGGCAAGCGCTTCGACTTCGCCGGTGTGATCGGCAGCGGGCGCAACCGGCTGTTCGCCGACGACGGCGGCGGCGCGCCGGCCGACCCGCCCGCGCTGCGCGACTCGGCGCTGTACCGCGACACCATCGCACCGCGGCTGTCCGAGGCCACCCGCCACGCGCTGGCGCAGGCGAAGTCGCTGGCGGAGTGGAACACCTTCCTGTTGTCCTCGCCCGATTTCAACTACCGCTAG
- a CDS encoding tetratricopeptide repeat-containing sulfotransferase family protein: protein MVASQVHPLLRDRVAGLSPEVVRLLGEAGDAMTGGELERAAAALAAALALAPDSTEALRLSAQLQQLRGEHAQAVAILREALAKDPRDAVLHISLGVALQSSGENEAALSALQRACELAPDFAPAWFNRGRMFQLLGRPAGAITALHRALDVDPGHLAARLLLASAQADLGAEVQAAANYREVLRREPGQPEAWSGLAALDAERFGSDDVARLQQVLQAPQPTPRARIQLGFALARALEDQADYRAAFRALRKANGWRHRQLNWNAASMCAHVDAMLAAFAEPLAGAADAALGEQVIFLMALPHAGAALTGQILAAHPYVGGVDESPDLQRVIGEESARRGRPLLQWIGAATPADWARLGRDYLARTGPVCRGRPRFVDAYRLNWRVAGVALAMLPGARVVHCRRDALETCFACYRQLFASGHDFSYDLDDIASYWRDHERLGRHWQRLFPQRYLEHDYEALLAEPEAQVQRLLAFCGLEVAPACLAGFRHGPAQARTALRGRQPWPREPALAARYGAELDRLRLLLGAR from the coding sequence ATGGTGGCAAGTCAGGTTCATCCGCTGCTGCGCGACCGCGTCGCGGGCCTGTCGCCGGAGGTGGTGCGGCTGCTGGGCGAGGCCGGTGATGCGATGACCGGCGGCGAGCTGGAGCGCGCCGCGGCGGCGCTGGCCGCGGCGCTGGCGCTGGCGCCGGACAGCACGGAGGCGTTGCGCCTGTCGGCCCAGCTGCAGCAGTTGCGCGGCGAGCACGCGCAGGCGGTGGCGATCCTGCGCGAGGCGCTGGCGAAGGATCCGCGCGATGCCGTGCTGCATATCAGCCTGGGTGTTGCGCTGCAGTCCAGCGGCGAGAACGAGGCCGCGTTGTCGGCGCTGCAGCGGGCCTGTGAACTGGCGCCCGACTTCGCTCCGGCATGGTTCAACCGGGGCCGGATGTTCCAGCTGCTGGGCCGCCCGGCCGGGGCAATCACCGCGCTGCACCGCGCACTGGATGTCGACCCGGGGCACCTGGCGGCGCGGCTGCTGCTGGCTTCGGCGCAGGCCGACCTCGGTGCCGAGGTGCAGGCGGCCGCGAACTATCGCGAGGTGCTGCGGCGTGAGCCCGGCCAGCCGGAGGCCTGGAGCGGCCTGGCCGCGCTGGACGCCGAGCGCTTCGGCAGCGACGACGTGGCCCGTCTGCAGCAGGTGCTGCAGGCGCCGCAGCCGACGCCGCGCGCGCGCATCCAGCTCGGCTTCGCGCTGGCCCGCGCGCTGGAAGACCAGGCCGATTACCGCGCGGCCTTCCGCGCCTTGCGCAAGGCCAACGGGTGGCGGCACCGGCAGCTGAACTGGAACGCGGCAAGCATGTGCGCGCACGTCGACGCCATGCTCGCCGCATTCGCCGAACCGCTGGCCGGGGCCGCGGATGCCGCACTCGGCGAGCAGGTGATCTTCCTCATGGCGCTGCCGCACGCCGGCGCCGCATTGACCGGGCAGATCCTTGCCGCCCACCCGTACGTGGGCGGCGTCGACGAGTCGCCCGACCTGCAGCGGGTGATCGGCGAGGAGTCGGCGCGGCGCGGACGACCGCTGCTGCAGTGGATCGGTGCGGCCACGCCGGCGGACTGGGCGCGGCTGGGCCGGGACTACCTGGCGCGTACCGGGCCCGTGTGCCGCGGCCGGCCGCGCTTCGTCGACGCATACCGGCTGAACTGGCGCGTGGCCGGCGTGGCGCTGGCGATGCTGCCCGGCGCGCGGGTGGTGCATTGCCGGCGCGATGCGCTGGAAACCTGCTTCGCCTGTTACCGCCAGCTGTTCGCCAGCGGCCACGATTTCAGCTACGACCTGGACGACATCGCCAGCTACTGGCGCGACCACGAGCGGCTCGGCCGGCATTGGCAGCGGCTGTTCCCGCAGCGCTACCTCGAGCACGACTACGAGGCGCTGCTGGCCGAGCCCGAGGCGCAGGTGCAGCGGTTGCTGGCGTTCTGCGGGCTGGAGGTCGCCCCGGCCTGCCTGGCGGGCTTCCGGCACGGGCCGGCGCAGGCGCGCACGGCACTGCGCGGGCGCCAGCCCTGGCCGCGCGAACCGGCGCTGGCCGCGCGCTACGGCGCCGAGCTGGATCGCCTGCGGCTGTTGCTGGGCGCGCGCTGA
- a CDS encoding complex I NDUFA9 subunit family protein, producing MAAQQLVILGGTGFVGSRLVPRLAADGHRIVLLSRNREQHRELGVLPTVSVRNADIHDDDVLRRQLAGADAVINLVGILNPHGRDGFQRVHVELARRLIAACHASGVGRLHQMSSLKAGQGLSQYLKSRGEAEALVKASALDWTIYQPSVIFGPGDGLVSRFAKLLRQMPVLPLARAKARMAPTWVGDVAEAIARCVDHAKLGQRRSFELYGPEVLTLGEIVRKIRAAAGLRTPVVALPDSLGRLQAQFAELLPGKPFSLDNFRSLRTDSVGKVDGYAALGIVPQPFTPWLPVLLGEPPRQRRLAAARSPQR from the coding sequence ATGGCCGCACAGCAACTCGTCATCCTCGGCGGCACCGGTTTCGTCGGCAGCCGCCTGGTGCCGCGACTGGCCGCCGACGGCCACCGCATCGTGCTGCTCAGCCGCAACCGCGAGCAGCACCGCGAACTCGGCGTGCTGCCCACGGTCAGCGTGCGCAACGCCGACATCCACGACGACGACGTGCTGCGCCGGCAGCTGGCCGGCGCCGACGCGGTGATCAACCTGGTCGGCATCCTCAACCCGCACGGCCGCGACGGCTTCCAGCGGGTGCACGTGGAACTTGCCCGCCGGCTGATCGCCGCCTGCCACGCCAGCGGCGTGGGCCGCCTGCACCAGATGAGCTCGCTGAAGGCCGGCCAGGGCCTGTCGCAGTACCTGAAGAGTCGCGGCGAGGCCGAGGCGCTGGTCAAGGCCTCCGCGCTGGACTGGACGATCTACCAGCCCAGCGTGATCTTCGGCCCCGGCGACGGCCTGGTCAGCCGCTTCGCCAAGCTGCTGCGACAGATGCCGGTGCTGCCGCTGGCACGCGCGAAGGCACGGATGGCGCCCACCTGGGTCGGCGACGTGGCCGAGGCGATCGCCCGCTGCGTCGACCACGCGAAGCTGGGTCAACGGCGCAGCTTCGAGCTGTACGGTCCGGAGGTGCTCACGCTGGGCGAGATCGTGCGCAAGATCCGCGCTGCCGCCGGCCTGCGCACGCCGGTCGTGGCACTGCCCGACAGCCTCGGCCGGCTGCAGGCGCAGTTCGCCGAGCTGCTGCCCGGCAAGCCTTTTTCGCTGGACAACTTCCGCTCGCTGCGCACCGATTCGGTCGGCAAGGTGGACGGCTACGCCGCGCTCGGCATCGTGCCGCAGCCGTTCACGCCGTGGCTGCCGGTGCTGCTCGGCGAACCGCCGCGGCAACGCCGGCTGGCCGCGGCGCGTTCGCCGCAACGTTGA
- a CDS encoding transglycosylase SLT domain-containing protein, with translation MSVFLSPRRILLTGLLLAGWLLTSVPARAAAPDAAQRAAFRQAYAAAQQGGDGWRQLAANLHDYPLYPYLAAAALQHDIQQLDRASVEAYLAQYPDWIPAADLRRAFLRELARRQDWSTFLALYQSGLGDTLACDALQARLAGGGTLEFERDLAALWAKPSLPDACDPVLAAAHTQGLLTEARLWTRIDRAADAGQAGTIASLAGWLAEPGRASALQLALALRDPAAALDAARSWPNQPRQRQAAALALTRQARRDVDAADAAWQQLQSRFGFSEAQRNQILQALALYHATDFDDGALARLIALPAAAQTDGTREWRVRVALAQQDWSAVLAGLDAMPADQRQDSEWQYFRGRALAALGRDDEARRLFEAQADKPTFFGFLSADRLDRPYAICPLTLADDPQREQALLANPGLLRAFELYAVDLPKFARREWARALQDADPDTQRVAADMANRRGWYDRAVFTLSSGDALRLYDLRFPLASQDGLVPQAGQAGIEPAWAYGILRAESAWMSDAQSGADARGLMQLLPATAALVAKRNGLDWGGGDTLYDPATNIALGTRYLAQMAARFNGSPWLASAAYNAGPNKVDQWLATRGMLAPDLFVATIPYRETREYVARVMAFSVIYDWRLSGDTVVPLATRMSPIGQPYAVPTAATARRAVDCPAEAASAAAVAGSVSP, from the coding sequence ATGTCCGTCTTCCTCTCGCCGCGGCGCATCCTGCTCACCGGGCTGCTGCTCGCCGGCTGGCTGCTGACGAGCGTGCCGGCGCGAGCCGCCGCCCCCGACGCCGCCCAGCGCGCGGCCTTCCGGCAGGCCTATGCCGCCGCCCAGCAAGGCGGCGATGGCTGGCGGCAGTTGGCGGCCAACCTGCACGACTACCCGCTGTACCCGTACCTGGCGGCGGCGGCCCTGCAGCACGACATCCAGCAGCTCGACCGCGCCAGCGTGGAGGCGTACCTGGCGCAATACCCGGACTGGATCCCCGCCGCCGACCTGCGCCGCGCGTTCCTGCGGGAGCTGGCGCGGCGGCAGGACTGGAGCACGTTCCTCGCGCTGTACCAGAGCGGCCTCGGCGACACGCTCGCCTGCGACGCGCTGCAGGCGCGGCTGGCCGGCGGCGGCACGCTGGAGTTCGAGCGCGACCTCGCCGCGCTGTGGGCCAAGCCAAGCCTGCCCGACGCCTGCGACCCGGTGCTCGCCGCCGCGCACACGCAGGGCCTGTTGACCGAGGCGCGACTGTGGACGCGGATCGACCGCGCCGCCGACGCCGGCCAGGCCGGCACCATCGCCAGCCTGGCCGGTTGGCTCGCCGAACCCGGCCGCGCCAGCGCGCTGCAGCTGGCGCTGGCACTGCGCGATCCGGCCGCCGCGCTGGACGCCGCGCGCAGCTGGCCCAACCAGCCGCGCCAGCGCCAGGCCGCCGCGCTGGCGCTGACCCGCCAGGCCCGGCGCGATGTCGACGCCGCCGACGCCGCCTGGCAGCAACTGCAGTCCCGCTTCGGCTTCAGCGAGGCGCAGCGCAACCAGATCCTGCAGGCGCTGGCGCTGTACCACGCCACCGATTTCGACGACGGCGCGCTGGCCCGGCTGATCGCCCTGCCTGCCGCCGCGCAGACCGACGGCACCCGCGAATGGCGGGTGCGCGTGGCGCTGGCGCAGCAGGACTGGAGTGCGGTGCTGGCCGGCCTCGACGCGATGCCCGCCGACCAGCGGCAGGACAGCGAATGGCAGTATTTCCGCGGCCGAGCGCTGGCCGCGCTGGGCCGTGACGACGAGGCCCGCCGGCTGTTCGAGGCCCAGGCCGACAAGCCCACCTTCTTCGGCTTCCTGTCCGCCGACCGGCTCGACCGGCCGTACGCGATCTGTCCGTTGACCCTGGCCGACGACCCGCAACGCGAACAGGCCCTGCTGGCCAATCCCGGCCTGTTGCGTGCGTTCGAGTTGTATGCGGTGGATCTGCCCAAGTTCGCCCGGCGCGAGTGGGCGCGCGCCTTGCAGGACGCCGACCCGGATACCCAGCGGGTCGCCGCCGACATGGCCAACCGCCGCGGCTGGTACGACCGCGCCGTCTTCACCCTGAGCAGCGGCGACGCCCTGCGGCTGTACGACCTGCGCTTCCCGCTGGCCAGCCAGGACGGCCTGGTGCCGCAGGCCGGGCAAGCCGGGATCGAGCCGGCCTGGGCCTACGGCATCCTGCGCGCGGAAAGCGCCTGGATGAGCGATGCCCAATCCGGTGCCGACGCGCGCGGCCTGATGCAGCTGCTGCCGGCCACCGCCGCGCTGGTGGCGAAGCGCAACGGGCTCGACTGGGGCGGCGGCGACACGCTGTACGACCCGGCCACCAACATCGCGCTGGGCACGCGCTACCTGGCGCAGATGGCCGCACGCTTCAACGGCTCGCCGTGGCTGGCCAGCGCCGCCTACAACGCCGGCCCGAACAAGGTCGACCAGTGGCTGGCCACGCGCGGCATGCTGGCGCCGGACCTGTTCGTCGCCACCATCCCGTACCGGGAAACCCGCGAGTACGTGGCGCGGGTGATGGCTTTCAGCGTGATCTACGATTGGCGCCTGAGCGGCGACACGGTGGTGCCGCTGGCCACCCGCATGAGTCCGATCGGCCAGCCGTATGCCGTGCCGACCGCCGCGACGGCGCGCCGGGCAGTCGACTGTCCCGCCGAGGCGGCGTCGGCAGCGGCCGTCGCCGGCAGCGTCTCGCCCTGA
- a CDS encoding glycoside hydrolase family 17 produces the protein MSPAAPPVFRRVWPAWLALLLAALAGAAWWWAIGRPVALPEAPSARIACVSYAPFRQAGETPLDANAYISPERIDADLRALSQRFDCVRTYSQGQGLSAVPAIAGRYGMKVLLGIWLSGDAKANAQQVALGIATANKYPQVLRGVIVGNEVLLRGELTSAQLAGYLREVRAAVHVPVTYADVWEFWLRHPELAGSVDYLTIHILPYWEDQPVPPERAVQHVATVYAKVQQAFPGRRVMIGETGWPSAGRPRQAASASVVNEARYLREFLRYAATVHMPYNVIEAFDQPWKRAQEGTAGGYWGIFDAQARPKFAMQGPVIEEPRWWLGWLAGAAGVALFVLAGGRQRRRRGSLALALAGMASGGALAWQFRQMLYACRDGWEWAVSLAACALALFTALRLARRIAARLAGTTASAAPPRWLRAGWLFALAYYGLLLAVDGRYRDFPLGLFWLPCLGYALLGWLGERHAPALPLPEERFLAPWLPLLAAVVLLQEAGLTAVAWLWLGMNLLLALPVLVEWHRARRLQPQQTQAAGQ, from the coding sequence ATGTCGCCAGCAGCTCCGCCTGTCTTTCGTCGCGTCTGGCCGGCGTGGCTGGCGCTGCTGCTGGCGGCGTTGGCCGGGGCGGCCTGGTGGTGGGCGATCGGCCGGCCGGTGGCGTTGCCGGAGGCGCCATCGGCACGGATCGCCTGCGTCTCCTACGCGCCGTTTCGCCAGGCCGGCGAGACGCCGCTGGATGCGAACGCCTACATCAGCCCCGAGCGCATCGACGCGGACCTGCGCGCGTTGTCGCAGCGCTTCGACTGCGTGCGCACGTACTCGCAGGGGCAAGGCCTCAGCGCGGTGCCCGCGATCGCCGGGCGCTACGGCATGAAAGTGTTGCTGGGCATCTGGCTGAGCGGCGACGCAAAGGCGAACGCGCAGCAGGTCGCACTGGGCATCGCCACCGCGAACAAGTACCCGCAGGTGCTGCGCGGGGTGATCGTGGGCAACGAGGTGCTGCTGCGCGGCGAGCTGACTTCGGCGCAACTGGCCGGCTACCTGCGCGAGGTGCGCGCGGCGGTCCACGTGCCGGTGACCTATGCCGACGTGTGGGAATTCTGGCTGCGCCATCCCGAGCTGGCCGGCTCGGTGGACTACCTCACCATCCACATCCTGCCGTACTGGGAAGACCAGCCGGTGCCGCCCGAGCGCGCGGTGCAGCATGTGGCGACGGTGTACGCGAAGGTGCAGCAGGCGTTTCCCGGCCGCCGCGTGATGATCGGCGAGACCGGCTGGCCCAGCGCCGGACGGCCGCGCCAGGCGGCCAGCGCCAGCGTGGTCAACGAGGCGCGCTACCTGCGCGAGTTCCTGCGCTACGCGGCCACCGTGCACATGCCGTACAACGTGATCGAGGCGTTCGACCAGCCGTGGAAACGCGCGCAGGAAGGCACCGCCGGCGGTTACTGGGGCATCTTCGACGCGCAGGCGCGGCCGAAGTTCGCCATGCAGGGGCCGGTGATCGAGGAGCCGCGCTGGTGGCTCGGCTGGCTCGCCGGCGCGGCCGGCGTCGCGCTGTTCGTGCTGGCCGGCGGCCGCCAGCGACGCCGGCGCGGCTCTCTGGCGCTGGCGCTGGCCGGCATGGCCAGCGGCGGCGCGCTGGCATGGCAATTCCGGCAGATGCTGTACGCCTGCCGCGACGGCTGGGAGTGGGCGGTGTCGCTCGCTGCCTGCGCACTGGCCCTGTTCACCGCGTTGCGGCTGGCGCGCCGGATCGCCGCGCGGCTGGCCGGCACGACCGCGTCCGCCGCACCGCCGCGCTGGCTGCGCGCCGGCTGGCTGTTCGCGTTGGCCTATTACGGCCTGCTGCTGGCGGTCGACGGCCGCTACCGGGATTTCCCGCTGGGCCTGTTCTGGCTGCCGTGCCTGGGCTACGCGCTGCTCGGCTGGCTGGGCGAGCGTCACGCGCCGGCGCTGCCGCTGCCGGAGGAGCGCTTCCTCGCGCCGTGGCTGCCCTTGCTGGCCGCGGTCGTGCTGCTGCAGGAAGCCGGGCTCACCGCGGTGGCGTGGCTATGGCTGGGGATGAACCTGCTGCTGGCCTTGCCGGTGCTGGTCGAGTGGCACCGCGCGCGGCGCCTGCAGCCGCAGCAGACGCAGGCAGCCGGCCAGTAG